In Sporichthya polymorpha DSM 43042, a genomic segment contains:
- the rplD gene encoding 50S ribosomal protein L4: MSSGTQSVDVVSPDGSKSGSVELPAEIFDVTVNIPLIHQVVVAQQAAARQGTHKTKNRGEVSGGGKKPYRQKGTGRARQGSTRAPQFTGGGVVHGPVPRDYSQRTPKKMKAAALRGALTDRARGGKVHVLASLVAGETPSTRAAVEALSHVGDAGKALVVVERTDLVGWKSVRNVPGVHVIAPDQLNTYDVLCADDIVFTQGALEAFLSGGKKAAAAEGVSA, translated from the coding sequence GTGAGCTCCGGCACCCAGTCCGTTGATGTCGTCTCGCCGGACGGCAGCAAGTCCGGCAGCGTCGAACTCCCTGCGGAGATCTTCGACGTCACCGTGAACATCCCGCTGATCCACCAGGTCGTGGTGGCGCAGCAGGCCGCCGCGCGTCAGGGCACGCACAAGACCAAGAACCGCGGCGAGGTCTCCGGTGGTGGCAAGAAGCCGTACCGCCAGAAGGGCACCGGTCGCGCCCGTCAGGGTTCGACCCGCGCGCCGCAGTTCACCGGCGGTGGCGTCGTGCACGGTCCCGTGCCGCGGGACTACTCGCAGCGGACCCCGAAGAAGATGAAGGCCGCCGCCCTGCGTGGTGCCCTCACCGACCGGGCCCGGGGCGGCAAGGTGCACGTGCTCGCGTCGCTCGTCGCGGGGGAGACCCCGTCGACCCGCGCCGCGGTCGAGGCCCTCTCCCACGTGGGCGACGCCGGCAAGGCGCTGGTGGTCGTCGAGCGCACCGACCTGGTCGGGTGGAAGAGCGTCCGCAACGTCCCCGGCGTCCACGTCATCGCCCCGGACCAGCTGAACACCTACGACGTCCTCTGCGCCGACGACATCGTCTTCACGCAGGGCGCGCTCGAGGCGTTCCTCTCGGGCGGGAAGAAGGCTGCGGCCGCTGAAGGAGTGTCGGCATGA
- the rplW gene encoding 50S ribosomal protein L23, translating into MSSTYKDPRDILLAPVISEKSYGLLDENKYTFLVHPDANKTEIKISVEKVFGVKVTGVNTINRQGKRKRTRFGYGQRNATRRAIVTVAEGDRIDIFGGPVS; encoded by the coding sequence ATGAGCTCGACCTACAAGGACCCGCGCGACATCCTGCTCGCGCCCGTGATCTCCGAGAAGAGCTACGGCCTTCTCGACGAGAACAAGTACACGTTCCTGGTGCACCCGGACGCCAACAAGACCGAGATCAAGATCTCGGTCGAGAAGGTCTTCGGCGTCAAGGTCACCGGCGTCAACACCATCAACCGGCAGGGCAAGCGCAAGCGCACCCGCTTCGGCTACGGCCAGCGCAACGCCACCCGCCGCGCGATCGTGACGGTTGCCGAGGGCGACCGGATCGACATCTTCGGAGGGCCGGTCAGCTAG
- the rplB gene encoding 50S ribosomal protein L2, with translation MGIRKYKPTTPGRRGASVADFVEITRSTPEKSLVRPLHSKGGRNNAGRITTRHQGGGHKRAYRVIDFRRADKDGVPAKVAHIEYDPNRTARIALLHYADGEKRYIICPTKLSQGDRIETGPGADIKPGNNLPLRNIPVGTVIHAIELRPGGGAKIARSAGTSVQLVAKEGRFAQLRMPSGEIRNVDARCRATVGEVGNAEQSNINWGKAGRMRWKGKRPTVRGVVMNPVDHPHGGGEGKTSGGRHPVSPWGKPEGRTRAEKKASDSMIVRRRKTGKGRK, from the coding sequence ATGGGTATCCGTAAGTACAAGCCGACCACGCCGGGTCGCCGCGGCGCCTCCGTCGCCGACTTCGTCGAGATCACGCGCTCCACGCCGGAGAAGTCGCTGGTCCGCCCGCTGCACAGCAAGGGCGGCCGCAACAACGCCGGCCGGATCACCACCCGTCACCAGGGTGGTGGCCACAAGCGCGCCTACCGCGTCATCGACTTCCGTCGGGCGGACAAGGACGGGGTGCCGGCCAAGGTCGCGCACATCGAGTACGACCCGAACCGCACCGCGCGCATCGCGCTCCTGCACTACGCGGACGGGGAGAAGCGCTACATCATCTGCCCGACCAAGCTCAGTCAGGGCGACCGCATCGAGACGGGTCCCGGGGCGGACATCAAGCCCGGCAACAACCTGCCGCTGCGCAACATCCCTGTCGGTACGGTCATCCACGCCATCGAGCTCCGGCCCGGCGGCGGCGCGAAGATCGCCCGCTCGGCCGGGACCAGCGTGCAGCTCGTGGCCAAGGAGGGGCGCTTCGCGCAGCTCCGCATGCCGTCGGGCGAGATCCGCAACGTCGACGCGCGCTGCCGCGCGACGGTCGGCGAGGTCGGCAACGCCGAGCAGTCGAACATCAACTGGGGCAAGGCCGGCCGCATGCGGTGGAAGGGCAAGCGCCCGACCGTCCGTGGTGTCGTCATGAACCCGGTGGACCACCCGCACGGTGGTGGTGAGGGCAAGACCTCCGGTGGTCGCCACCCGGTCAGCCCGTGGGGCAAGCCCGAGGGCCGTACCCGCGCCGAGAAGAAGGCCAGCGACTCGATGATCGTCCGTCGTCGCAAGACCGGAAAGGGTCGTAAGTAA
- the rpsS gene encoding 30S ribosomal protein S19 has product MPRSLKKGPFVDDHLAKKVEVQNEKGTKNVIKTWSRRSMIVPEMLGHTIAVHDGRKHVPVFVTESMVGHKLGEFAPTRTFRGHEKDDRKSRRR; this is encoded by the coding sequence ATGCCCCGCAGCCTGAAGAAGGGTCCCTTCGTCGACGACCACCTCGCCAAGAAGGTCGAGGTGCAGAACGAGAAGGGCACCAAGAACGTCATCAAGACCTGGTCGCGCCGGTCGATGATCGTGCCCGAGATGCTCGGTCACACGATCGCCGTGCACGACGGCCGGAAGCACGTGCCGGTCTTCGTCACCGAGTCGATGGTCGGTCACAAGCTCGGCGAGTTCGCGCCGACCCGGACGTTCCGCGGTCACGAGAAGGACGACCGCAAGTCCCGCCGCCGCTAA
- the rplV gene encoding 50S ribosomal protein L22, producing the protein MASTLSGGRPDSAVARVRHLRIAPMKTRRVVDMIRGLPAAEAQALLAFSPQAASEPVGKVLASAIANAQNNFNLDPRTLVISEAYVDEGPTMKRFRPRAQGRAYRIRKRSSHVTIVVTSTASNGGSKVAAGKGGTR; encoded by the coding sequence ATGGCATCCACATTGAGTGGGGGCAGGCCCGACAGCGCCGTTGCGCGCGTCCGGCACCTGCGAATCGCGCCGATGAAGACCCGTCGTGTCGTCGACATGATCCGCGGGCTGCCGGCCGCCGAGGCGCAGGCACTGCTCGCGTTCTCGCCGCAGGCCGCGAGCGAGCCGGTCGGCAAGGTGCTCGCCAGCGCCATCGCCAACGCGCAGAACAACTTCAACCTCGACCCGCGCACGCTGGTGATCAGCGAGGCGTACGTGGACGAGGGCCCGACGATGAAGCGGTTCCGTCCGCGCGCCCAGGGCCGCGCCTACCGCATCCGCAAGCGCAGCTCGCACGTGACGATCGTCGTGACGTCCACTGCGTCGAATGGCGGCTCCAAAGTCGCCGCTGGCAAGGGAGGGACCCGATAG
- the rpsC gene encoding 30S ribosomal protein S3, which translates to MGQKVNPHGFRLGITSEFKSRWYADKLYADYVKEDVAIRRMLTKGMERAGISKVEIERTRDRVRVDIHTARPGIVIGRKGAEADNIRTRLENLTSKQVQLNILEVKNPEVDAQLVAQGVAEQLASRVAFRRAMRKALQSATKAGAKGIRVQCSGRLGGAEMSRSEFYREGRVPLHTLRADIDYGFFEARTTFGRIGVKVWIYKGDVTGTRAEREAQQRAAAAAGARSRPDRRPRRGERPGRGPAVESAPATEPTATTTAPAEAASAPEGAGGES; encoded by the coding sequence GTGGGCCAGAAGGTCAATCCGCACGGGTTCCGGCTCGGCATCACCAGCGAGTTCAAGAGCCGCTGGTACGCCGACAAGCTCTACGCGGACTACGTGAAGGAAGACGTCGCGATCCGTCGCATGCTCACCAAGGGCATGGAGCGGGCCGGGATCTCCAAGGTCGAGATCGAGCGCACCCGCGACCGGGTCCGCGTCGACATCCACACCGCGCGTCCGGGCATCGTCATCGGCCGCAAGGGCGCGGAGGCGGACAACATCCGCACCCGCCTGGAGAACCTCACCTCGAAGCAGGTTCAGCTCAACATCCTCGAGGTGAAGAACCCGGAGGTCGACGCGCAGCTCGTCGCGCAGGGCGTGGCGGAGCAGCTGGCCTCCCGTGTCGCGTTCCGCCGTGCGATGCGCAAGGCGCTGCAGTCGGCCACCAAGGCCGGCGCCAAGGGCATCCGGGTCCAGTGCTCGGGCCGCCTCGGTGGCGCCGAGATGTCGCGCTCGGAGTTCTACCGCGAGGGTCGCGTCCCGCTGCACACGCTGCGCGCGGACATCGACTACGGCTTCTTCGAGGCGCGCACGACCTTCGGCCGCATCGGCGTGAAGGTGTGGATCTACAAGGGTGACGTCACCGGCACCCGCGCCGAGCGCGAGGCCCAGCAGCGCGCTGCGGCCGCCGCCGGCGCCCGCAGCCGTCCGGACCGTCGTCCGCGGCGCGGCGAGCGCCCGGGTCGTGGCCCGGCCGTCGAGTCGGCGCCCGCCACCGAGCCCACTGCCACCACCACGGCTCCGGCCGAGGCTGCGTCCGCGCCCGAGGGCGCGGGAGGGGAGAGCTGA
- the rplP gene encoding 50S ribosomal protein L16: MLIPRRVKHRKQHHPDRHGASKGGNTVAFGDFGIQALEPAYVTNRQIESARIAMTRHIKRGGKVWINIYPDRPLTKKPAETRMGSGKGSPEWWVANIKPGRVMFELSGVPEPIAREAMRRAIHKLPMKCRFVTREGVQG, translated from the coding sequence GTGCTGATCCCACGTCGCGTCAAGCACCGTAAGCAGCACCACCCGGACCGCCACGGCGCGTCCAAGGGCGGCAACACGGTCGCGTTCGGTGACTTCGGCATCCAGGCTCTCGAGCCGGCCTACGTGACCAACCGTCAGATCGAGTCGGCCCGTATCGCGATGACCCGCCACATCAAGCGTGGCGGCAAGGTCTGGATCAACATCTACCCGGACCGCCCGCTGACCAAGAAGCCTGCCGAGACCCGCATGGGTTCCGGCAAGGGTTCGCCGGAGTGGTGGGTCGCGAACATCAAGCCGGGTCGTGTGATGTTCGAACTGTCCGGCGTTCCGGAGCCCATCGCTCGCGAGGCCATGCGCCGCGCGATCCACAAGCTGCCGATGAAGTGCCGGTTCGTCACCCGCGAGGGGGTGCAGGGCTGA